The proteins below come from a single Candidatus Binataceae bacterium genomic window:
- a CDS encoding biotin carboxylase N-terminal domain-containing protein produces the protein MKGTAISKLLVANRGEIALRIIRSARLLGIATVAVYSEADAGAAHVAAADEARLIGPPEASASYLNIAAIIEAASTTGADAIHPGYGFLSERPEFARAVGEAGMLFVGPPAEVMAALGDKVAARRLAAEAGVPVVPGLDTIDDRAAAEFAARVGFPLMVKAAAGGGGRGMRMVETQAGLTEALAAASREAKAAFGDGRVFLEKYLARPRHVEVQVLADNHGGVVALGERDCSIQRRHQKIIEESPAPRLDDALRARMFEAALRVARVAGYRNAGTMEFLVDGSEFYFLEANTRLQVEHPVTEMRFGCDLVAEQLRVAMGGRVSEPAAPRGAAIECRIYAEDAEHSFRPATGEVLYLNLPGGPGVRVDTHLAAGLSVTAFYDGMLGKLICWGADREQARGRMAAALGEFSLLGITNTAAFLRDVVASAAFRDARLSTRFVEEFFPRWSPSADAQEGLLVAAAMAAAGALGAPRSAASGRSAVPGAAPDGAHPGHGGRTPWTELAGFEPWRRGGR, from the coding sequence ATGAAAGGCACCGCTATCAGCAAGCTGCTCGTTGCCAACCGTGGCGAAATAGCGCTCAGGATAATTCGAAGCGCGCGCCTGCTCGGAATCGCCACCGTCGCGGTCTACTCGGAGGCCGACGCCGGCGCCGCGCATGTCGCCGCCGCCGACGAGGCGCGCCTCATCGGTCCGCCCGAGGCGAGCGCGAGCTATCTCAACATCGCCGCGATCATCGAGGCTGCGAGCACGACCGGCGCCGACGCGATTCATCCCGGCTATGGCTTTCTTTCCGAGCGGCCCGAATTCGCCCGTGCCGTCGGCGAGGCCGGGATGCTCTTCGTCGGACCGCCGGCGGAAGTGATGGCGGCGCTCGGCGACAAGGTCGCCGCACGACGCCTGGCCGCGGAGGCCGGAGTTCCAGTGGTGCCGGGGCTCGACACTATCGACGACCGCGCTGCCGCCGAGTTCGCCGCGCGCGTCGGGTTTCCCCTGATGGTCAAGGCGGCGGCGGGCGGCGGCGGCCGCGGGATGCGCATGGTCGAGACGCAAGCGGGTCTCACCGAGGCGCTCGCCGCGGCGTCGCGCGAAGCCAAGGCCGCTTTCGGCGACGGCCGCGTGTTTCTCGAAAAATATCTGGCTCGTCCGCGCCACGTCGAAGTGCAGGTCCTTGCCGACAACCACGGCGGCGTCGTTGCGCTCGGCGAACGCGACTGCTCAATCCAGCGGCGACATCAGAAAATCATCGAGGAGTCGCCGGCGCCCCGGCTGGACGACGCCCTGCGGGCCCGGATGTTCGAGGCGGCGCTCAGGGTTGCGCGCGTCGCCGGCTACCGCAACGCGGGGACGATGGAGTTCCTGGTCGATGGCAGCGAATTCTACTTCCTCGAGGCCAATACGCGCCTGCAGGTCGAGCATCCGGTGACAGAGATGCGATTCGGATGCGACCTGGTCGCCGAGCAGCTTCGCGTCGCAATGGGCGGGCGCGTGAGCGAACCGGCGGCGCCGCGCGGTGCGGCGATCGAGTGCCGCATCTATGCCGAGGACGCCGAGCATAGCTTCCGCCCGGCCACCGGCGAGGTGCTCTACCTGAATCTCCCCGGCGGACCGGGGGTGCGCGTCGATACGCATCTGGCCGCCGGCTTAAGCGTCACTGCGTTTTACGACGGCATGCTGGGAAAGCTGATTTGCTGGGGCGCCGATCGCGAGCAGGCGCGCGGCCGGATGGCGGCGGCGCTCGGCGAATTCTCGCTCCTCGGCATCACCAACACGGCGGCGTTCCTGCGCGACGTCGTCGCCAGCGCGGCGTTTCGGGACGCGCGGCTCTCCACGCGATTCGTGGAAGAGTTCTTTCCGCGATGGAGCCCGAGCGCCGACGCGCAGGAAGGTTTGCTGGTCGCAGCCGCGATGGCGGCTGCGGGCGCTCTCGGCGCGCCGCGCTCGGCGGCCTCGGGAAGGTCCGCGGTGCCTGGCGCGGCACCTGACGGCGCGCATCCGGGACATGGAGGGCGGACACCCTGGACGGAACTCGCCGGTTTCGAGCCGTGGCGACGAGGTGGACGATAA
- a CDS encoding cold shock domain-containing protein has product MFGTIKKVIKDKGFGFITPDDGTDEVFFHRSRLSPKVYFEDLREGDQVQFDVRPGDKGPQAFNLRLR; this is encoded by the coding sequence GTGTTCGGCACGATCAAGAAGGTGATCAAGGACAAGGGCTTCGGATTTATCACCCCCGACGACGGCACCGATGAAGTCTTCTTTCATCGTTCGCGGCTTTCGCCCAAGGTCTATTTCGAAGACCTGCGCGAGGGCGACCAGGTGCAGTTCGACGTGCGCCCCGGGGACAAGGGACCACAGGCGTTCAACCTGCGCCTGCGTTAG
- a CDS encoding biotin/lipoyl-containing protein, with protein MKLRRQGDKREFEVELLARDRPADAPAGAARTISISIDGREVAASIAPMPDGSAMVELGGRRIRVAGARLRASIAAAAGPFAAEFVIVEGRATSRAGGLAAPEVDAPMPCKVLKVLVAEGQPVEHGDPLIVLEAMKMETTLYAESPAIVAKVCVAPGQMVDHGARLIELSPAAIPARPPESPPRDD; from the coding sequence ATGAAGCTCCGGCGCCAGGGCGATAAGCGCGAATTCGAGGTCGAACTGCTCGCGCGCGACAGACCGGCCGATGCGCCTGCGGGCGCGGCGCGCACAATCAGCATCAGTATCGATGGGCGCGAGGTCGCGGCGAGTATAGCGCCGATGCCCGACGGCAGTGCGATGGTGGAATTGGGCGGCCGGCGCATCCGCGTCGCGGGCGCGCGGCTGCGGGCTTCGATCGCGGCGGCCGCGGGACCGTTCGCGGCCGAGTTCGTGATCGTCGAAGGGCGCGCGACGAGCCGCGCGGGCGGACTCGCAGCGCCGGAAGTGGACGCGCCGATGCCGTGCAAGGTACTGAAGGTGCTCGTCGCCGAGGGACAGCCGGTCGAACACGGCGACCCGCTGATCGTGCTCGAGGCGATGAAGATGGAAACGACGCTATACGCCGAAAGCCCGGCGATCGTGGCGAAGGTCTGCGTTGCGCCGGGACAGATGGTCGATCACGGCGCGCGGCTCATCGAACTCAGTCCGGCGGCGATACCGGCCAGACCGCCCGAATCTCCGCCTCGAGACGACTGA